The Mytilus galloprovincialis chromosome 2, xbMytGall1.hap1.1, whole genome shotgun sequence genome has a window encoding:
- the LOC143063064 gene encoding Golgi-associated plant pathogenesis-related protein 1-like, whose translation MDEKVCAEFRDEMVKSHNTLRNHHGSKQLRISEDLNRDTQMWANIIADKGYVQFSEFPGRGENVIFVETNGQRPSGDTVTELWYKEIENYDHLHPKWNKDSMNFTQMIWKSSNEIGIGISKVKGQNKYVIVAHYKPSGNINTPGEFRKNVLPPNS comes from the exons ATGGATGAGAAAG TGTGTGCCGAGTTTCGCGATGAAATGGTTAAATCCCATAATACACTGCGAAATCACCATGGAAGTAAACAACTGAGAATATCTGAGGACCTGAACAGGGATACTCAGATGTGGGCGAATATCATCGCAGACAAAGGATATGTTCAGTTTAGTGAATTTCCAG GTAGAGGTGAAAATGTGATATTTGTGGAAACGAATGGACAAAGGCCGAGTGGAGATACCGTCACAGAATTATGGTATAAGGAAATTGAAAACTATGATCACCTACATCCTAAATGGAATAAAG ATTCTATGAACTTTACACAGATGATATGGAAATCTTCTAACGAGATTGGTATCGGCATCTCTAAAGTTAAAGGACAGAACAAATATGTTATTGTTGCTCATTACAAACCTTCCGGTAATATCAATACTCCAGGAGAGTTCCGTAAGAATGTATTACCGCCAAATTCTTAA
- the LOC143063065 gene encoding epidermal growth factor-like protein 7 isoform X1: protein MQRFQNETVLIVFMICLDVTTSLIKPGRRVCPISRASSQVVPSPQTYIRPFIIPCNGDKCGNSSRVVYKTAVRTVFYRQVVHDAVRKCCPGWTNFEPNDELCMKPVCRSECLNGGSCRGPDYCACPQNFTGPLCELDVNECDTGNHKCQQLCNNTIGGYSCSCYDGFRPTNDRECEFCPLCLREFESVINKVDELQTRLKTVESSKEEFKDDVQDLERNYREAMDMVGELRAAQTKVPSTTPALSKDDSRINPRNNFELITSLSDQLGAIEEQIGFMMGQIDSDDNDHGRRRGRG, encoded by the exons ATGCAGAGATTTCAAAATGAAACTGTCTTAATTGTGTTTATGATTTGTTTGGATGTTACTACTTCATTAATAAAACCAGG GAGGAGAGTTTGCCCAATTTCACGTGCTTCATCTCAAGTAGTTCCATCACCACAAACTTACATTAGACCATTCATTATACCATGCAATGGGGATAAATGTGGTAACTCAAG TCGAGTAGTTTATAAAACAGCTGTACGAACCGTGTTCTATCGTCAGGTTGTTCATGACGCCGTGAGGAAGTGCTGTCCAGGGTGGACGAACTTTGAACCAAATGATGAACTATGCATGAAGC CTGTGTGTAGAAGTGAATGCTTAAATGGAGGCTCATGTAGAGGACCTGACTACTGCGCATGTCCACAAAACTTTACAGGTCCTTTGTGTGAACTAG ATGTAAATGAATGTGATACTGGGAACCACAAATGTCAACAACTATGTAACAACACCATTGGTGGTTATTCTTGCAGTTGCTATGATGGATTTCGACCAACAAACGATAGAGAATGTGAAT TTTGTCCGCTATGCTTAAGAGAGTTTGAGAGCGTAATAAACAAAGTTGATGAACTACAAACAAGACTGAAGACTGTGGAAAGTTCAAAG GAAGAATTTAAGGACGATGTTCAGGACTTAGAAAGAAATTATCGCGAAGCAATGGATATGGTCGGAGAACTGCGAGCTGCTCAGACAAAAGTTCCGTCTACAACTCCAGCACTATCTAAAGATGACAGCCGAATAAACCCAAGAAATAATTTTGAACTTATAACATCTTTGAGTGATCAGCTTGGTGCGATAGAGGAACAAATAGGTTTTATGATGGGTCAGATAGATTCTg ATGATAATGACCATGGACGAAGACGAGGACGTGGATAA
- the LOC143063065 gene encoding uncharacterized protein LOC143063065 isoform X2 — protein sequence MKPVCRSECLNGGSCRGPDYCACPQNFTGPLCELDVNECDTGNHKCQQLCNNTIGGYSCSCYDGFRPTNDRECEFCPLCLREFESVINKVDELQTRLKTVESSKEEFKDDVQDLERNYREAMDMVGELRAAQTKVPSTTPALSKDDSRINPRNNFELITSLSDQLGAIEEQIGFMMGQIDSDDNDHGRRRGRG from the exons ATGAAGC CTGTGTGTAGAAGTGAATGCTTAAATGGAGGCTCATGTAGAGGACCTGACTACTGCGCATGTCCACAAAACTTTACAGGTCCTTTGTGTGAACTAG ATGTAAATGAATGTGATACTGGGAACCACAAATGTCAACAACTATGTAACAACACCATTGGTGGTTATTCTTGCAGTTGCTATGATGGATTTCGACCAACAAACGATAGAGAATGTGAAT TTTGTCCGCTATGCTTAAGAGAGTTTGAGAGCGTAATAAACAAAGTTGATGAACTACAAACAAGACTGAAGACTGTGGAAAGTTCAAAG GAAGAATTTAAGGACGATGTTCAGGACTTAGAAAGAAATTATCGCGAAGCAATGGATATGGTCGGAGAACTGCGAGCTGCTCAGACAAAAGTTCCGTCTACAACTCCAGCACTATCTAAAGATGACAGCCGAATAAACCCAAGAAATAATTTTGAACTTATAACATCTTTGAGTGATCAGCTTGGTGCGATAGAGGAACAAATAGGTTTTATGATGGGTCAGATAGATTCTg ATGATAATGACCATGGACGAAGACGAGGACGTGGATAA